The Pyrococcus horikoshii OT3 genome includes a window with the following:
- a CDS encoding MBL fold metallo-hydrolase: MRITIYDGADTIGGTKIHIEENENGLFLDFGMNFARYSLYYEEYLGERTSRGIYDLWKLNLIPKLNIYRRDLIPKDLAQEVGQYPRPQVNAVLISHAHLDHVGNITLLDENISIVGSPMTITILKAINDTSTGGNHFGVELPYYKVRKIKDPEGYIIEADRKADYPSRKVVLTEHVQSLHEFLFYRPGQESPKAKKIIPNEVKTLEEEDLGFEVKAFNVDHSIYGATAYIIEGDVSLAYTGDFRLHGRKGDETRKFIKAAKSSSILITEGTRVGRDEHGNVSEQEVYENALKIVEEAKGLVIADFSPRNFERLEIFKKIAENTGRELVITAKDAYFLHALQLVDNVNRLKDLRIYGNLKATQDKWESIVVWGNYAEQYISPFEIRKNQENYILCFSFYDMPHLLDIMPDGGTYIYSSSEAFGEEQVFSFLRLWNWLQYFGFEVHGFRVDKYGKPIFEKGFHASGHISREELRKVIDEIDPDYVIPVHTEKPELFKWAFGERVILLKNGESWEI; encoded by the coding sequence ATGAGAATAACGATCTATGATGGGGCCGATACCATTGGCGGGACAAAGATTCACATAGAGGAAAACGAAAATGGGCTTTTCTTGGACTTTGGGATGAACTTTGCAAGATATTCTCTTTATTATGAGGAATACCTCGGTGAAAGAACTTCAAGAGGAATCTACGACCTATGGAAACTCAACCTAATCCCAAAACTCAACATTTACCGAAGAGACTTAATTCCAAAAGATCTTGCTCAAGAAGTCGGTCAATATCCAAGGCCCCAAGTTAATGCAGTTTTGATAAGTCATGCTCACCTAGATCATGTTGGAAACATAACACTGCTTGATGAAAACATCTCAATCGTAGGCTCCCCGATGACAATTACAATCCTCAAAGCCATCAACGACACTTCCACGGGAGGTAACCACTTTGGAGTTGAACTTCCCTATTACAAGGTCAGAAAGATCAAAGATCCAGAAGGCTACATCATAGAAGCCGACAGAAAGGCAGATTATCCTTCGAGAAAAGTTGTTCTCACCGAACACGTCCAGTCCCTTCATGAGTTCCTATTCTACAGACCTGGGCAAGAGTCGCCAAAAGCTAAGAAGATCATTCCCAATGAAGTAAAAACTCTTGAGGAAGAAGATTTGGGTTTTGAAGTCAAGGCTTTCAACGTGGATCATTCAATCTATGGGGCCACGGCCTACATAATTGAAGGAGACGTTAGCTTAGCTTATACTGGAGATTTCAGGCTACATGGTAGGAAAGGGGATGAAACGAGAAAGTTTATCAAAGCGGCCAAAAGCTCAAGCATACTAATAACCGAGGGGACAAGGGTTGGGAGGGATGAACATGGAAATGTTTCAGAACAGGAAGTTTATGAAAATGCCCTAAAGATTGTTGAAGAAGCCAAAGGGCTTGTAATAGCGGATTTCTCTCCAAGAAATTTTGAGAGACTTGAGATCTTCAAAAAGATTGCAGAGAATACCGGAAGAGAATTAGTAATTACGGCAAAAGATGCTTACTTTCTGCATGCTCTCCAGTTGGTGGATAATGTTAATCGGCTTAAAGACTTGAGAATTTATGGCAACTTAAAAGCTACTCAAGATAAATGGGAGAGCATCGTTGTCTGGGGAAATTATGCCGAGCAGTATATTTCTCCATTTGAGATTAGAAAGAATCAAGAGAACTACATCCTCTGCTTCTCGTTCTATGACATGCCCCACCTACTTGACATAATGCCTGATGGTGGGACTTACATTTACTCCTCTAGCGAGGCTTTTGGTGAAGAACAGGTCTTCAGCTTTCTCAGACTATGGAACTGGTTACAGTATTTCGGCTTCGAAGTTCATGGATTCAGGGTGGATAAGTATGGAAAGCCGATCTTTGAAAAAGGGTTTCACGCCTCCGGACACATCTCCAGAGAAGAACTGAGAAAGGTTATTGACGAAATTGATCCAGATTACGTTATTCCAGTACATACTGAAAAGCCCGAGCTGTTTAAGTGGGCTTTTGGAGAGAGGGTTATTCTGCTGAAGAATGGAGAAAGCTGGGAGATTTAA
- a CDS encoding ribbon-helix-helix domain-containing protein — MAVENAVDYPISVRLPSYVVEKIDELVKKRKFRSRSDFIKFAVTFALGQIMMEEARERAKNEPEELEKERKEAWMRLRAGDFSKEDEETLELLKKVDARYKRLGGRS; from the coding sequence ATGGCCGTGGAGAATGCCGTTGATTATCCCATTTCCGTAAGGCTTCCGAGTTACGTCGTGGAGAAAATCGACGAACTGGTGAAAAAGAGGAAGTTCAGGAGCCGCTCTGACTTTATCAAGTTCGCAGTCACTTTTGCGCTTGGTCAGATTATGATGGAGGAAGCCCGTGAGAGAGCTAAAAACGAGCCGGAAGAGCTTGAAAAAGAGAGAAAGGAAGCGTGGATGCGGCTTAGGGCTGGGGACTTCTCAAAGGAAGACGAGGAGACTCTCGAGCTCCTGAAGAAGGTTGATGCCAGGTACAAGAGGCTCGGTGGTCGATCGTGA
- a CDS encoding putative toxin-antitoxin system toxin component, PIN family yields the protein MRIVMDTNVVLAGLVNPNGLAALLILALDGEVLENYTSDEGLEELILKIGLLAEEGKLSSEWKKVLSHFVANSKVVSPSRKFNLSRDPDDNKWLEIAYEVKAACILTWDQDLLDLRDENRVLRLDDHSVEVLTPSEFYHSVIKALC from the coding sequence GTGAGGATCGTTATGGACACCAATGTCGTATTAGCTGGTTTGGTTAATCCAAACGGGCTGGCCGCTCTTTTGATTTTGGCCCTTGATGGGGAAGTACTTGAGAATTACACCAGCGATGAGGGGCTTGAGGAGTTGATCCTGAAGATAGGTTTGCTGGCTGAAGAGGGTAAGCTGTCGTCGGAGTGGAAGAAGGTTCTCTCCCATTTCGTTGCCAATTCAAAGGTGGTTTCCCCGTCCAGGAAGTTTAACCTGTCGCGGGATCCTGATGACAATAAGTGGCTGGAAATTGCCTATGAGGTTAAGGCGGCTTGCATTCTCACTTGGGATCAGGATCTCCTCGACCTTCGGGATGAGAACCGGGTTCTGAGGTTGGATGATCACTCGGTGGAGGTTCTCACGCCTTCGGAGTTTTACCATAGTGTTATTAAGGCGTTATGTTGA
- a CDS encoding DUF365 domain-containing protein, with product MWDELFLTPKELREYEKEREKWHSRGRRPRPWMVLKLKNVRKYPKPVKPPRFIAVSGRYIKEEECREILRRAGI from the coding sequence ATATGGGATGAACTTTTCCTCACTCCGAAGGAGCTCAGAGAGTATGAGAAGGAGCGTGAGAAATGGCACTCTCGTGGGAGAAGGCCAAGGCCCTGGATGGTTCTCAAGCTGAAGAACGTGAGGAAGTATCCAAAGCCGGTTAAGCCACCGAGGTTTATTGCTGTCTCTGGAAGATACATCAAGGAGGAAGAGTGCAGGGAAATTCTAAGAAGAGCGGGAATTTAA
- a CDS encoding SPFH domain-containing protein yields the protein MIGAGGIALIILGLFLLIMLLLSVKVIRPYQKGLVERLGKFNRLLDPGIHFIIPFMERVKIVDLREHVIDVPPQEVICKDNVVVTVDAVVYYQVIDPVKAVYNVSDFLMAIVKLAQTNLRAIIGEMELDETLSGRDIINARLREELDKITDRWGVKITRVEIQRIDPPKDIQEAMAKQMTAEREKRAMILIAEGKKEAAIREAEGQKQAAILKAEGEKQRQILIAEGQAEAIRKVLEALKLADEKYLALQYIEKLPELARYGNLIVPYDTESLVGLLRMIQKIRSTPAGEKKEE from the coding sequence ATGATAGGTGCAGGAGGAATAGCTCTCATAATTCTGGGATTGTTTCTTTTGATAATGCTACTCCTAAGCGTTAAGGTGATCAGGCCATACCAGAAGGGCCTCGTTGAAAGGCTCGGAAAGTTCAACAGATTACTGGATCCAGGAATACACTTCATAATTCCCTTCATGGAGAGGGTTAAGATAGTTGACCTTAGGGAACACGTCATCGATGTCCCTCCCCAGGAGGTAATATGTAAGGATAACGTGGTAGTTACCGTTGATGCCGTCGTCTATTATCAGGTAATAGATCCCGTCAAGGCCGTGTACAACGTCAGCGACTTTCTAATGGCTATAGTTAAGCTCGCCCAGACAAATCTAAGGGCAATAATAGGTGAGATGGAACTTGATGAAACCCTTTCCGGGAGGGATATAATAAATGCTCGGCTGAGGGAGGAGCTTGATAAGATAACGGATCGTTGGGGTGTTAAGATTACCAGGGTAGAGATACAGAGAATAGATCCACCAAAGGATATACAGGAAGCTATGGCAAAGCAGATGACAGCGGAGAGGGAGAAGAGGGCCATGATTTTAATCGCTGAAGGAAAGAAGGAAGCAGCTATAAGGGAAGCTGAAGGTCAAAAGCAGGCTGCAATTTTAAAGGCCGAAGGTGAGAAGCAGAGGCAGATATTAATAGCCGAAGGTCAAGCTGAAGCAATAAGGAAGGTCCTTGAGGCCCTGAAGCTTGCCGATGAAAAATATTTAGCCTTACAGTATATAGAAAAACTGCCGGAGCTTGCAAGGTATGGGAACTTAATAGTTCCCTACGATACCGAATCCTTGGTAGGTTTGCTTAGGATGATCCAGAAGATAAGAAGTACTCCTGCAGGTGAAAAGAAGGAGGAATGA
- a CDS encoding NfeD family protein, translated as MSMGIAFPLSLLILGLLIILLDMMISAFITPIGIAFSVLGLLLLFNVNFYLSFIVSLISAVIAYMAFARVVRRETTDIGGGKYTFELKGKVGKVVKIAEDHYLVEVEGDKWIAYSDEKLSLGDRVMVVDVDGLKLKVKRIPPQ; from the coding sequence ATGAGTATGGGGATTGCTTTCCCCCTTTCCCTTTTGATTCTCGGTCTCCTTATAATCCTCCTCGATATGATGATCTCTGCATTCATAACTCCGATAGGGATAGCGTTTTCAGTTCTAGGATTACTTCTCCTTTTCAATGTGAACTTTTACCTCTCCTTCATTGTCTCCCTTATATCCGCTGTTATAGCTTATATGGCATTCGCTAGGGTTGTGAGGAGGGAAACGACAGATATAGGAGGGGGGAAGTACACTTTTGAGCTTAAGGGGAAGGTGGGTAAAGTCGTTAAGATTGCTGAGGATCACTACCTTGTTGAAGTTGAGGGGGATAAGTGGATAGCCTATAGCGATGAGAAGCTCAGCTTAGGGGATCGAGTTATGGTTGTGGATGTGGATGGGTTAAAGCTTAAAGTAAAGAGGATTCCTCCTCAGTGA
- a CDS encoding calcium/sodium antiporter, which yields MSGISSLGGRVGVTILEILIFSAGLLLLIKGSDIFVEAATRIAEAFKVSEFLIALVLASVATTLPEVTVSAISSYRGNSGIAIGNAVGSALANIALILAISAMIMPLNVDKIASENSLIMVGVTFYAWLLMSNGEISRIEGLTLVLIYAAFLYYLYRKHVKLEEVEKKSRCNVTRDVLILFLSGGMVILGAELVVDSAVKIARAIGIPEVVIGVTLVSIGTSLPEFANSLTATLKKIPNVSVGNIIGADILDILMVIGIASMIRPIRVDPSIVKIVMPITLLVMIILTVSLFRNNKIGRKTAVTLLIIYSAFIYLLTQGKVYIPG from the coding sequence ATGAGCGGCATATCCTCTCTGGGAGGTAGAGTGGGAGTCACAATACTCGAGATCCTAATATTTTCAGCAGGACTCCTACTCCTCATTAAGGGAAGCGATATATTTGTTGAAGCGGCAACGAGGATAGCCGAAGCCTTCAAAGTTAGCGAATTTTTGATAGCCCTAGTATTAGCGAGCGTTGCAACAACCCTACCTGAGGTAACAGTTTCTGCTATCTCCTCATACAGGGGCAACAGTGGAATAGCTATAGGAAATGCTGTAGGAAGCGCCCTAGCAAATATAGCCCTAATCCTGGCGATTTCGGCCATGATAATGCCCCTTAATGTGGATAAGATAGCAAGTGAAAATTCCCTGATTATGGTTGGGGTAACATTTTATGCCTGGCTCCTAATGAGTAACGGGGAGATATCCAGAATAGAGGGATTAACACTAGTTTTAATATATGCTGCATTCCTCTACTATTTGTACAGAAAACACGTGAAACTTGAAGAGGTTGAGAAAAAATCTAGGTGTAACGTCACTAGAGACGTTCTGATCCTCTTCCTTTCGGGTGGAATGGTAATCCTGGGAGCGGAACTAGTGGTTGATAGTGCTGTGAAGATAGCGAGGGCTATAGGAATACCTGAGGTGGTAATAGGAGTTACGCTGGTCTCAATAGGAACATCCCTCCCAGAATTTGCGAACTCTTTAACAGCAACGCTGAAAAAGATTCCAAACGTTAGCGTTGGGAACATAATAGGGGCTGATATACTTGACATATTGATGGTCATTGGAATAGCATCGATGATAAGGCCGATAAGAGTTGACCCCTCCATAGTAAAGATCGTGATGCCGATAACCCTTCTCGTGATGATAATTCTAACGGTTTCCCTCTTTAGGAACAATAAGATTGGAAGGAAGACCGCTGTAACGTTGCTGATTATATATTCAGCATTCATATACCTCCTAACCCAGGGAAAAGTGTATATACCAGGATGA
- a CDS encoding chemotaxis protein CheW, with the protein MGEIQVVAFRLGDEEFCLEISKVREIKEMMPITRVPNAPDFVEGVINLRGQITTVINLKKLLGYYDDGDLSNKKIIIAEVNGEIVGVIVDSVSDVITLTEDQIEQPPKTLASRVDMKAIKGIAKINNGERLLIMLDLDKLIGESF; encoded by the coding sequence ATGGGAGAGATTCAGGTCGTAGCATTCAGATTAGGGGATGAGGAATTCTGCTTAGAGATCTCAAAGGTTAGGGAAATAAAGGAGATGATGCCAATAACAAGAGTCCCAAATGCTCCAGACTTTGTTGAGGGTGTTATAAACCTAAGAGGACAAATAACTACCGTCATCAATCTGAAAAAGCTCCTAGGATATTATGACGATGGGGACCTGAGCAACAAGAAGATCATAATAGCCGAGGTAAATGGGGAAATAGTTGGAGTGATAGTTGACTCGGTCTCTGACGTGATAACGTTAACTGAAGATCAGATAGAGCAACCACCTAAAACTTTGGCATCGAGGGTTGATATGAAGGCGATAAAAGGGATAGCAAAAATAAACAATGGAGAGAGATTGTTAATAATGCTTGACCTGGACAAGCTTATAGGGGAGAGCTTCTGA
- a CDS encoding methyl-accepting chemotaxis protein has product MRISKSPLHFATLALGLFFTNAKGKEEGVLVKAIIRYLKELLEGKEPKIPPGLSKEDEEVLKKVALRLKAKQYTPKFKKDIEKIKESVKETRNIVEDLDKEIKEMEIGDLNEVNELVSRLNNENVKIAEVNDYIQTLSAGIEEMNVQAQQLSDFAVESSSMAEKGKEISDNVALKVSKISETSREMSNAISILAEYSKKIDEIVYVISSIASQTNLLALNASIEAARAGEAGRGFAVVAENVRELADRSKKAAEQIRDLIKEMQENTNRVIEAIQENVKVTEEVKEAIQELIAAFDDIARRANETATMVKELSEGIDEQANSVQMLVERIDSISKDVSDNLNFATQLTETVKGSIEKLEVIKNKVSQLKDELDKTLEKLEV; this is encoded by the coding sequence TTGAGGATCTCAAAAAGCCCATTACATTTCGCCACACTAGCCCTTGGCTTATTTTTTACGAATGCTAAGGGGAAAGAGGAAGGAGTTCTCGTAAAAGCAATAATTAGATACCTAAAAGAATTGCTCGAAGGAAAAGAGCCCAAAATTCCTCCAGGATTATCAAAAGAAGATGAGGAGGTTCTTAAAAAAGTTGCATTAAGACTGAAAGCAAAACAGTACACTCCAAAATTTAAGAAAGATATAGAGAAGATAAAGGAAAGCGTAAAGGAGACCAGAAACATCGTTGAAGACCTCGATAAGGAAATAAAGGAGATGGAAATAGGAGATCTTAACGAGGTTAACGAACTAGTCTCTAGACTTAACAACGAAAACGTGAAAATAGCGGAAGTTAACGACTACATTCAAACGCTATCAGCAGGTATTGAGGAAATGAACGTTCAAGCACAGCAACTTTCAGATTTTGCCGTAGAATCATCATCGATGGCAGAAAAAGGAAAGGAAATATCCGATAACGTGGCCTTGAAGGTATCTAAGATAAGTGAAACAAGTCGGGAAATGAGCAATGCCATAAGCATCTTAGCTGAATACTCCAAAAAGATAGATGAAATAGTGTACGTTATATCTTCAATAGCGAGTCAAACAAACTTACTAGCCCTCAACGCCAGCATAGAAGCCGCTAGAGCTGGAGAAGCCGGAAGGGGTTTTGCTGTCGTGGCCGAGAATGTTAGAGAACTAGCAGATAGATCAAAGAAGGCGGCCGAACAGATCAGAGATTTGATCAAAGAAATGCAGGAAAACACCAATAGGGTTATAGAGGCAATTCAAGAAAACGTAAAAGTTACGGAGGAGGTTAAAGAGGCAATCCAAGAATTAATAGCAGCTTTCGATGACATAGCTAGGAGAGCTAATGAAACCGCCACCATGGTCAAAGAACTCTCAGAGGGAATAGATGAGCAAGCTAATTCAGTCCAAATGTTAGTTGAAAGAATAGACTCAATATCAAAAGATGTCTCAGACAACTTAAACTTTGCAACTCAGCTTACAGAAACGGTAAAAGGATCAATTGAAAAGCTAGAAGTTATTAAGAATAAGGTAAGCCAACTTAAAGATGAGTTGGATAAGACACTCGAGAAGTTGGAGGTGTGA
- a CDS encoding CheR family methyltransferase has translation MQSQRAYELIKAEIFKRLGVNRTDAYKDSYLQRRIRARMRKLGISDYMEYYKILKSNKEEFEELLLTIAINVTEFFRDPIVWKTFQNKILPELVQFKKSKGFRSIKIWSAACSTGQEPYSIAMTLYEVLGENLGGFRVSILATDIDKEALQIAMRGEYPVDAVEKQVPRHMIYKYFDRISEERYRIKPHVKRLVTFRWFNLLSSIYPKGFDVIFIRNVLIYMSKEAQEDIFRKLYDSLEDHGYLILGKTETILGRSANLFKLYDLVAKVYKKNLGVKGNG, from the coding sequence ATGCAATCTCAGAGGGCCTATGAACTTATAAAAGCCGAGATATTCAAGCGGTTAGGGGTTAATAGAACCGATGCTTACAAGGATTCCTATCTTCAGAGGAGGATCCGCGCAAGAATGAGAAAGCTAGGGATCTCTGACTATATGGAGTACTATAAGATACTAAAGAGCAACAAGGAAGAATTTGAGGAGTTATTGCTAACCATAGCGATCAATGTTACCGAATTCTTTCGGGATCCTATCGTTTGGAAGACATTTCAAAATAAAATCCTACCTGAGTTAGTACAATTTAAAAAAAGTAAAGGATTTAGGTCAATTAAAATATGGAGTGCTGCATGTTCCACTGGCCAGGAGCCGTATTCTATTGCCATGACGCTTTATGAGGTTCTTGGAGAAAATTTAGGTGGATTTAGAGTTTCAATACTAGCTACGGATATTGACAAGGAAGCCCTTCAAATAGCAATGAGAGGTGAATACCCAGTAGATGCTGTCGAGAAGCAAGTTCCTAGGCATATGATTTACAAGTACTTTGATAGGATAAGTGAAGAGAGATATAGAATAAAACCTCACGTCAAAAGGCTCGTTACATTTAGATGGTTTAATTTGCTCTCATCGATTTATCCAAAGGGTTTTGATGTTATATTCATCAGGAACGTTCTTATATACATGAGCAAAGAGGCCCAGGAGGATATATTTCGGAAGTTGTATGATTCACTTGAGGATCATGGTTACCTAATACTTGGTAAAACTGAGACAATTCTTGGGAGATCCGCTAACCTTTTTAAGTTATATGATCTCGTTGCTAAGGTTTACAAGAAGAATTTGGGGGTGAAGGGGAATGGCTAG
- a CDS encoding response regulator → MARVLVVDDAAFMRMLLKKILTQAGHEVVGEASNGKEAVEKYKQLKPDLVTMDIVMPEMDGITAVKEIMKIDPNAKIIMITAVGQEAKVMEALKSGAKGYIVKPFQAQKVIEEVNRVLSS, encoded by the coding sequence ATGGCTAGAGTATTAGTTGTAGATGACGCAGCTTTCATGAGGATGCTACTTAAGAAAATACTAACCCAAGCAGGTCACGAAGTTGTTGGGGAAGCTAGTAATGGTAAAGAAGCCGTGGAAAAATACAAGCAACTTAAACCGGACTTAGTCACCATGGATATCGTCATGCCAGAAATGGATGGGATAACGGCCGTTAAAGAGATAATGAAAATAGATCCCAACGCTAAGATAATAATGATCACCGCAGTAGGGCAGGAAGCCAAGGTAATGGAAGCCCTTAAGAGTGGGGCCAAAGGATACATCGTAAAACCCTTCCAAGCCCAGAAGGTTATAGAAGAAGTAAATAGAGTCCTATCATCGTAG
- a CDS encoding protein-glutamate methylesterase/protein-glutamine glutaminase, with product MPLMGRKIKVLVVDDSAFMRKVLKDIINSDPELEVCGEARDGIEAIEMVQKCRPDVVTLDVEMPRMNGLDALRVIMKRYPVPVIMISALTQEGADATIKALEYGAIDFIPKPSSSISINMKELKDEIIAKIKEAAKVPRRFLELRRIRLLRVQKAKKVKPSVPARIAVAIAASTGGPQSLLKIFPKFPEDLKAGILLVQHMPPGFTRSFAKRLDSVSKIDVKEAEEGDVVEEGKAYVAPGDYHMEVTLRAGKPVITLNKKPKIHGVRPAADPMMITAAQVFGRRTVGVVMTGMGRDGAQGIVEIKKKGGITIAQDEKTSIIFGMPKAAIETGMVDYVVPLEKIPETVVKAVEIIRGGGNLGRHVTISR from the coding sequence ATGCCCCTTATGGGGAGAAAGATTAAGGTTCTCGTCGTTGATGATTCAGCCTTCATGAGGAAGGTGCTTAAGGATATTATAAACTCTGATCCGGAGCTGGAAGTTTGTGGGGAAGCTAGGGATGGCATTGAAGCAATTGAGATGGTTCAAAAGTGTAGACCTGATGTTGTAACGTTAGATGTTGAAATGCCTCGAATGAATGGGTTAGATGCCTTGAGGGTGATAATGAAAAGGTATCCGGTTCCCGTTATCATGATAAGTGCCCTCACCCAGGAAGGGGCTGACGCTACTATAAAAGCTCTTGAATATGGAGCAATTGACTTTATTCCAAAACCTTCCTCATCAATCTCAATTAATATGAAGGAGTTGAAGGATGAAATCATAGCCAAGATAAAGGAAGCTGCAAAAGTTCCTAGGAGATTCCTTGAGCTTAGGAGAATAAGGTTACTTAGGGTTCAGAAAGCCAAGAAGGTAAAGCCTTCTGTTCCAGCTAGGATTGCAGTTGCGATAGCCGCTTCAACTGGAGGCCCCCAGTCGTTGCTTAAGATATTCCCAAAGTTCCCAGAGGATTTAAAGGCTGGTATATTGCTCGTCCAGCATATGCCTCCCGGCTTCACAAGGTCTTTTGCAAAGAGACTTGATAGTGTCTCCAAGATTGATGTGAAGGAAGCCGAGGAAGGAGATGTTGTTGAGGAGGGGAAAGCTTACGTTGCCCCTGGAGATTACCATATGGAAGTTACACTCCGAGCTGGTAAACCGGTGATTACGCTAAACAAAAAGCCAAAAATTCATGGTGTGAGGCCTGCAGCAGATCCAATGATGATAACCGCTGCTCAGGTCTTCGGTAGGAGAACAGTAGGAGTTGTCATGACTGGTATGGGAAGGGATGGAGCTCAGGGGATTGTAGAAATAAAGAAGAAGGGTGGAATAACTATAGCTCAAGATGAGAAGACGTCAATAATCTTTGGAATGCCAAAAGCTGCTATAGAGACAGGAATGGTAGATTACGTCGTTCCCCTAGAGAAGATACCTGAGACAGTTGTTAAAGCGGTAGAAATTATCAGGGGAGGTGGTAACCTTGGAAGACATGTCACAATATCTAGATGA